The following proteins are co-located in the Solanum pennellii chromosome 1, SPENNV200 genome:
- the LOC107008195 gene encoding probable protein phosphatase 2C 40, whose translation MMHAQTIADPGEEIKISFGYNFTDDSGEDSDGIDNCHGIKLHRANNSFSCLSGAALSGNATLANTNICNGLFGAEILPALDSPTSFRRIPSSQSFSRLDLLSSSLQSNLSILSCSPSSPSALHDDESFSWRPTSAPRSEGFLNATEFKIAGGAAGEDRVQAVCSEENGSLFCGIYDGFNGRDAADFLAGTLYETIGNYLNLLDWEMEQESGKLSNHLGFCGTLHDAVQDDRSSIKVKDTSGNVNQGSYVDCSSKVEKSCDSFKVKVLKSLELALLQAENDFLHMVEQEMDDRPDLVSIGCCVLVVFLHGKNMYVLNLGDSRAVLATHSDVLNISKDEVLQAVQLTISHNVEDESERTRLLKDHPDDPSTIVAGKVKGRLKVTRALGVGYLKKKTMNDALMGILRIRNLISPPYVSVQPHMTVHEISSSDQFVVLGSDGLFDFFSNDEVVKLVHSYILCHPSGDPAKYLVEQLVMRAADCAGFSMEELMSIPAGRRRKYHDDITVIVIILGMNKRTSKASTYQ comes from the exons ATGATGCATGCACAAACAATAGCTGATCCAGGAGAAGAGATCAAAATAAGTTTTGGCTATAACTTCACAGATGATTCAGGTGAGGATTCAGACGGTATTGACAACTGCCATGGAATTAAACTTCATAGAGCCAACAATTCCTTTTCTTGCCTGTCTGGTGCGGCTTTAAGTGGCAATGCCACACTAGCTAACACAAATATTTGTAATGGCTTGTTTGGTGCTGAGATACTTCCAGCGTTGGATTCACCTACTTCTTTCCGCCGGATTCCCTCTTCCCAATCTTTCTCAAGGTTGGATTTATTGTCATCTTCTTTGCAAAGCAATCTGTCAATCTTGAGTTGTAGTCCATCCTCTCCAAGCGCGCTACATGATGACGAGTCATTTTCATGGAGGCCCACAAGTGCTCCTCGAAGTGAAGGTTTCTTGAATGCAACAGAATTTAAAATAGCAGGTGGTGCAGCTGGTGAAGACAGAGTTCAGGCTGTTTGTTCAGAAGAGAATGGATCACTTTTCTGTGGCATATATGATGGATTCAATGGAAGAGATGCAGCTGACTTTTTGGCTGGAACATTATATGAGACAATTGGAAATTACCTCAATTTATTAGATTGGGAAATGGAACAGGAGTCTGGTAAACTTTCTAACCATCTGGGTTTCTGTGGAACCCTCCATGATGCCGTTCAAGATGATAGATCTAGCATCAAGGTTAAAGATACTTCAGGAAATGTTAATCAGGGATCTTATGTTGATTGCTCTTCAAAAGTAGAGAAGTCATGCGACTCATTTAAGGTGAAGGTACTTAAGAGCTTGGAACTAGCTCTTCTTCAAGCTGAGAACGATTTCCTCCATATGGTTGAACAGGAAATGGATGACCGGCCTGACTTGGTATCTATTGGATGTTGTGTTTTAGTTGTGTTTCTCCATGGGAAAAACATGTATGTGCTCAACCTAGGTGATAGTCGAGCTGTATTGGCAACACATTCTGATGTCCTCAATATTTCCAAGGATGAAGTATTGCAGGCTGTGCAGCTAACCATTAGTCATAATGTTGAGGATGAATCTGAAAGAACTCGACTATTGAAGGATCATCCTGATGATCCCTCAACAATCGTGGCTGGAAAAGTCAAGGGAAGGCTAAAGGTCACTCGAGCACTTGGTGTGGGATATCTGAAAAAG AAAACAATGAATGATGCCTTGATGGGCATACTTCGAATTCGTAATCTGATCAGTCCTCCATATGTTTCTGTACAACCTCATATGACTGTACACGAAATCTCAAGTTCAGACCAGTTTGTTGTACTTGGAAGTGATGGTTTATTTGACTTCTTCAGCAATGATGAGGTTGTTAAGCTTGTCCATTCTTATATCTTATGTCACCCTTCTGGTGATCCTGCCAAATATCTAGTGGAGCAGCTCGTGATGCGAGCAGCAGATTGTGCAG GATTTAGTATGGAAGAGTTGATGAGCATACCAGCTggtagaagaagaaaatatcatgATGATATAACAGTAATTGTAATAATTCTTGGAATGAACAAACGCACCTCAAAAGCATCCACATACCAATAA